Proteins co-encoded in one Epinephelus moara isolate mb chromosome 13, YSFRI_EMoa_1.0, whole genome shotgun sequence genomic window:
- the lrrc3ca gene encoding leucine-rich repeat-containing protein 3B, with translation MSLLADWLLRHSVVMCLLLHSLVLMTFCFHHAATSCSKSCYCSESEIGGKTVRCSNLQLTEIPQDFPNDTRRIYLDFNLITTVPTNAFAGLPHLVELDLSHNELSQLEPGAFRGLGSSLQFLDLSSNKLEHFSAEAFEGLQSRANLTNNPWHCDCNLQMAMPRVDLEPASLTGIVCQTSDPEEIGVQGLAFLLAPDIDLCVVMKRTTDVAMLVVMFGWFTMVISYLVYYVRANQEDARRHLEYLKSLPSRQGKSEESSTISTVV, from the coding sequence ATGTCCCTACTTGCAGACTGGTTACTGCGCCACTCGGTGGtcatgtgtttgctgctgcacAGCTTGGTGCTTATGACCTTCTGCTTCCACCATGCTGCTACCAGTTGCTCCAAGAGCTGCTACTGCTCTGAGAGTGAGATCGGTGGCAAGACGGTGCGttgcagcaacctgcagctcacAGAGATCCCCCAGGATTTCCCCAATGACACGCGACGCATCTACCTGGACTTCAACCTCATCACTACAGTCCCAACAAATGCTTTTGCAGGTTTGCCTCACCTGGTTGAACTGGATCTATCCCACAATGAATTAAGCCAGTTAGAACCAGGGGCATTCAGAGGCCTCGGCTCCTCACTACAGTTCCTAGACCTTTCTTCTAACAAGTTAGAACACTTTAGCGCTGAGGCCTTCGAGGGCCTGCAGTCTCGCGCCAACCTAACAAATAATCCATGGCATTGTGACTGCAACTTGCAGATGGCCATGCCCCGTGTGGACCTAGAGCCTGCATCGCTGACAGGTATCGTGTGCCAGACTTCAGATCCAGAGGAAATAGGAGTTCAAGGACTTGCCTTTCTGTTGGCACCAGACATAGACCTATGTGTGGTGATGAAGAGGACTACAGATGTGGCCATGCTGGTCGTCATGTTCGGCTGGTTCACCATGGTCATCTCCTACCTGGTCTACTATGTCAGGGCTAATCAGGAGGATGCCCGCAGGCACCTGGAGTATCTCAAGTCATTGCCCAGCAGACAGGGCAAGTCAGAGGAGTCTTCCACCATTAGTACTGTGGTATAG